A window of the Paraburkholderia sp. ZP32-5 genome harbors these coding sequences:
- a CDS encoding SET domain-containing protein yields MTLRRFTARRSSVHGTGLFALQPIAAGDRLIEYKGEVTSWRRAAARQQSDDGHTFVFGLSNGRVIDGSRGGNSARFLNHACTPNCEAIETGERVFIHAVTAIEPGEELFIDYGLVVDGDITDDIGRQYACRCGSPACRRSMLANTTTSA; encoded by the coding sequence ATGACACTTCGACGCTTCACGGCACGACGTTCGTCCGTCCACGGCACCGGGCTATTTGCGCTGCAACCCATCGCGGCCGGTGACCGCCTGATCGAATACAAAGGCGAAGTGACCAGCTGGCGTCGCGCAGCGGCCCGTCAGCAGTCCGACGACGGACATACCTTCGTCTTCGGTCTGTCCAACGGCCGCGTGATCGACGGCAGCCGTGGCGGCAACAGCGCCCGCTTCCTGAACCATGCGTGCACGCCGAACTGCGAGGCGATCGAGACCGGCGAGCGCGTTTTTATCCATGCCGTCACCGCCATCGAGCCTGGCGAAGAGCTATTCATCGATTACGGCCTCGTCGTCGATGGCGATATTACCGACGACATCGGCCGACAATATGCGTGCCGTTGCGGCAGCCCCGCCTGCCGTCGATCGATGCTCGCGAACACCACGACGTCCGCGTAG